A genome region from Deinococcus sp. KNUC1210 includes the following:
- a CDS encoding HNH endonuclease — MPRAGIEIGATSGSTPARAAVNLSTPRVLVLNASYEALHVTSAKRAITLVQYGVAEVLEESSDVVRSPSTELHVPSVIRLKRYVRRPRAHPIPFNRRNVLRRDHFLCQYCGSREDLTIDHVHPRSRGGRHGWDNVVAACRICNQRKGNRTPDEAEMPLKMPPRAPSFGFYAYGQFAQMREGWGKYIGEK, encoded by the coding sequence ATGCCTAGAGCTGGAATAGAGATAGGAGCCACTTCCGGCTCTACTCCAGCACGCGCGGCGGTGAACTTAAGCACCCCGCGCGTGCTTGTTTTGAACGCCTCGTATGAGGCCCTTCACGTCACCAGCGCCAAACGTGCCATTACCTTGGTGCAGTACGGCGTGGCGGAAGTGCTGGAAGAGAGCAGCGACGTGGTGCGTTCGCCCAGCACCGAGCTGCATGTTCCCAGCGTGATCCGGCTGAAGCGCTACGTGCGCCGTCCCCGCGCCCACCCGATTCCCTTCAACCGGCGCAACGTGCTGCGGCGCGACCACTTTCTGTGCCAGTACTGCGGCTCGCGCGAAGACCTGACCATCGATCACGTGCATCCGCGTTCGCGCGGCGGGCGGCACGGCTGGGACAACGTGGTTGCCGCCTGCCGGATCTGCAACCAGCGCAAAGGCAACCGCACCCCCGACGAGGCCGAAATGCCCCTGAAGATGCCGCCGCGTGCACCCAGCTTCGGATTCTATGCCTACGGCCAGTTTGCCCAGATGCGCGAGGGCTGGGGCAAGTACATCGGCGAGAAGTGA
- a CDS encoding monothiol bacilliredoxin BrxC family protein — MTPVLVPLTTPDEVETFLAEHPTAGVFKAGTCHKTMQGFGVLETFLQDHDLPIGFIRVVDWRPASNHVAARTGIQHQSPQLIVFKQGEPVFDVDNWDITPERLEPVFEQYVPARAEAAAAVEAASTTEPYKALMRAFLSGELPDWAFQDQYINLFRDDASLRSQREFELLSKLFGDPDAYHGGLHQLGAPQERGDLKARVQSLLNEL, encoded by the coding sequence ATGACTCCTGTACTGGTTCCACTGACCACCCCTGATGAAGTCGAGACGTTCCTGGCCGAGCACCCCACGGCGGGCGTTTTCAAGGCGGGCACCTGCCACAAGACCATGCAGGGCTTCGGCGTGCTGGAAACCTTCCTTCAGGACCACGACCTGCCCATCGGCTTTATCCGGGTGGTGGACTGGCGGCCTGCCAGCAACCATGTCGCGGCCCGCACCGGCATTCAGCACCAGTCGCCGCAGCTCATCGTGTTCAAGCAGGGCGAGCCGGTCTTTGATGTAGATAACTGGGACATCACCCCCGAGCGCCTGGAGCCGGTCTTCGAGCAGTACGTTCCGGCCCGTGCCGAGGCGGCCGCTGCTGTCGAAGCCGCCAGCACCACCGAACCCTACAAGGCCCTGATGCGTGCCTTCCTGAGCGGCGAACTGCCCGACTGGGCCTTTCAGGATCAGTACATCAATCTGTTCCGCGACGACGCCAGCCTCCGCAGCCAGCGCGAGTTCGAGCTGCTGTCCAAGCTCTTCGGTGATCCCGACGCCTATCACGGCGGTCTGCACCAGCTGGGCGCACCCCAGGAGCGCGGCGATCTGAAAGCGCGGGTACAGTCACTGCTGAACGAGCTGTAA
- a CDS encoding NAD-dependent epimerase/dehydratase family protein: protein MNLLVLGGTRFVGKSIVLAALERGHSVTVFTRGQTPDDLPAAVTRLHGDRSEGLDALGAATWGACIDVNGYLPRFVRHSAEVLRGRVERYLFISTVSVYAPGERETTPETAPLIELDDPATEDIAAHYGGLKVLCERAVSEVYGERATHVRPHIVAGPEDYTRRFTYWPEALAKGEPVLAPGDGSDPVQYIDARDLGMFVVHLLETGQGGIYNAAAPFSSWREFLAQIAAGVGSAAELHWTPATELEARGLGWNELPLYVPRAADDQVLMRTDTAAAVAAGLRCRPLEETARETLAWSVQQPAEARPRAVPLDSGQP from the coding sequence ATGAACCTCCTTGTTCTGGGCGGAACGCGGTTTGTCGGCAAATCCATCGTGCTGGCGGCACTCGAACGGGGCCACAGCGTCACGGTCTTCACACGGGGCCAGACGCCCGACGATCTGCCCGCAGCGGTCACGCGGCTGCACGGCGACCGCAGCGAGGGCCTGGACGCGCTGGGAGCAGCCACCTGGGGCGCCTGCATTGACGTGAACGGCTACCTGCCCCGCTTTGTGCGCCACAGTGCCGAGGTGCTGCGGGGGAGGGTAGAGCGGTATCTGTTCATCAGCACCGTGAGTGTGTACGCGCCGGGCGAGCGCGAGACCACGCCCGAGACAGCGCCGCTGATCGAACTGGACGACCCCGCCACCGAGGACATCGCCGCCCACTACGGCGGCCTGAAGGTGCTGTGCGAACGCGCCGTGTCGGAGGTGTACGGCGAGCGGGCCACCCACGTTCGCCCGCATATCGTGGCGGGGCCGGAAGACTACACCCGGCGCTTCACCTACTGGCCTGAAGCGCTGGCGAAGGGCGAGCCGGTCCTGGCACCCGGCGACGGCAGTGATCCGGTGCAGTACATCGACGCCCGCGATCTGGGCATGTTCGTGGTGCATCTGCTGGAAACGGGTCAGGGTGGCATCTATAACGCGGCGGCCCCGTTCAGTTCCTGGCGCGAGTTCCTGGCGCAGATCGCTGCCGGAGTGGGGTCTGCTGCCGAGCTGCACTGGACGCCCGCGACCGAACTGGAAGCGCGTGGCCTGGGCTGGAATGAGTTGCCGCTGTATGTGCCGCGTGCCGCCGACGATCAGGTCCTCATGCGGACCGACACGGCTGCCGCCGTCGCTGCCGGACTTCGTTGCCGCCCGCTGGAAGAAACGGCGCGGGAGACCCTGGCCTGGAGCGTGCAGCAGCCCGCCGAAGCGCGGCCCAGGGCGGTACCGCTCGATTCAGGGCAACCTTGA
- a CDS encoding isocitrate lyase/phosphoenolpyruvate mutase family protein, which translates to MHPVTTNPLAKNSVEFARLHRQGLLLPNAWDAASARIFEAAGFAAIGTTSAGIAWASGVPDGQRLSLAEMEREVGKIVKVLGIPVNADIEAGYGDTLGAVADSASRMQALGAAGINLEDATGQTAAPLFSLEMQQRRLDTARRHAPTLFLTARTDTYLLESGQSAQERLDETILRGQAYLVAGADLIFVPGLGKSETLLVLSRAFEGRLAVMAGPGRPPASELLSAGIQRVSIGPSAMLRVLGLTTRVAQELRQQGTSSTLAAEALSFEQAQHLFHQG; encoded by the coding sequence ATGCACCCAGTCACCACGAATCCACTCGCGAAGAATTCAGTTGAATTTGCCCGGCTTCACCGCCAGGGTCTGCTGCTTCCCAACGCCTGGGATGCAGCGAGCGCCCGCATCTTCGAGGCGGCAGGCTTCGCAGCCATCGGCACGACGAGTGCAGGAATCGCCTGGGCCAGCGGCGTTCCCGACGGCCAGCGGCTGAGTCTGGCTGAGATGGAACGTGAAGTGGGCAAGATCGTGAAGGTGCTCGGTATTCCTGTCAATGCCGATATAGAAGCGGGGTACGGCGATACGCTCGGTGCAGTGGCAGACAGCGCTTCGCGAATGCAGGCGCTGGGGGCGGCAGGCATCAATCTGGAGGACGCCACCGGGCAGACAGCAGCGCCGCTGTTTTCCCTCGAAATGCAGCAGCGCCGCCTGGATACAGCCCGTCGCCACGCTCCCACGCTGTTCCTGACTGCCCGCACCGATACCTATCTGCTGGAGTCCGGGCAGAGTGCCCAGGAGCGGCTGGACGAAACGATTCTTCGGGGACAGGCTTATCTGGTGGCTGGAGCCGATCTGATCTTTGTGCCGGGGCTGGGGAAGTCAGAGACGCTGCTGGTGCTGAGTAGAGCGTTTGAAGGGCGGCTGGCGGTGATGGCCGGGCCAGGAAGGCCGCCAGCGTCAGAGCTGCTGAGCGCAGGCATTCAGCGGGTGAGTATCGGGCCCTCTGCCATGTTGCGCGTGCTGGGCCTGACCACCCGTGTGGCCCAGGAACTGCGGCAACAGGGCACCTCCTCCACGCTGGCGGCAGAGGCCCTGAGTTTCGAACAAGCACAGCACCTGTTTCATCAGGGGTGA
- a CDS encoding TVP38/TMEM64 family protein — MTHVARTRWRPPGWLWWLLGLVVVLGLVSVPQVRGFLGAAWHALSNDDPAVRRAWVDRFGVWGPLALIAGMLVQAALPLLPATADVMIASLAYGPYLGFAIVYVGTLLGAVLGYALGRAAGGRLIRRLAGETLSARTEAFALERGWKAVLLIRLMPALKAEVMNLVAGAVGIPFGPFLLATALGAAPATALVVWLAASPSRLVWGVVLFSAVTGAVLLVRWLLARRNAGRQGETETRAGRVDFVAAD, encoded by the coding sequence TTGACCCATGTTGCCAGAACCCGCTGGCGACCACCCGGCTGGCTGTGGTGGCTGCTGGGACTGGTGGTGGTGCTGGGATTGGTATCGGTACCGCAGGTACGTGGGTTTCTGGGTGCCGCGTGGCACGCCCTCAGCAACGACGATCCGGCGGTGCGGCGGGCCTGGGTGGACAGGTTCGGGGTGTGGGGGCCGCTGGCCCTGATCGCGGGCATGCTGGTTCAGGCCGCGCTGCCGCTGCTGCCCGCCACCGCCGATGTGATGATCGCCTCGCTGGCCTACGGGCCGTATCTGGGATTTGCCATCGTGTATGTTGGCACGCTGCTGGGCGCGGTGCTGGGGTACGCCCTGGGCCGCGCCGCCGGGGGCCGCCTGATCCGCCGTCTGGCCGGAGAAACCCTGAGCGCCCGTACCGAAGCCTTCGCCCTTGAGCGCGGCTGGAAGGCGGTCCTGCTGATCCGGCTGATGCCCGCTCTCAAGGCCGAAGTCATGAATCTGGTGGCGGGCGCGGTGGGCATTCCCTTCGGGCCGTTTCTGCTGGCCACAGCCCTGGGCGCGGCTCCGGCCACGGCATTGGTGGTGTGGCTGGCGGCCAGTCCGTCGCGGCTGGTGTGGGGCGTGGTGCTGTTCAGCGCCGTGACAGGGGCCGTGCTGCTGGTGCGCTGGCTGCTGGCGAGGCGGAATGCGGGCCGCCAGGGGGAAACAGAAACCCGCGCCGGGCGGGTTGATTTCGTTGCAGCCGATTGA